Proteins encoded by one window of Maliibacterium massiliense:
- a CDS encoding transaldolase family protein → MDNAKLSETARAFPMTDIWMDSFVLEEQRYGMAHGCVGITTSPTHMDNLLHQEYDAQKGRIAQIAAEHPQASVEEVLWLWTYEVARARAKAWLPYFEKSGGHQGRFSIQVNVHNYRSGPAMLAQALEIHAIAPNMQVKIPSTQAGIWAMEEASAAGVSVMATLCYSVSQAEAAAEAVERGLARRAAQGLPTEDMNPVCAVLLDMQDQFQQGYCQKHDIVVDPDCFCYGGVAVAKKVYALYQQKQYRTRMLVAYYGSHLHWSEFIGGDLIMTIPYRWQLRFNASDVPVAAGIDRPVAPRIVEQLCTRVPPYRLAYEQGAMQPADFDSFGPVVRTLLRFGSQYEDALCLVRGIMLPDPLA, encoded by the coding sequence ATGGACAACGCAAAACTATCCGAAACCGCCAGGGCATTTCCCATGACCGATATCTGGATGGATTCCTTTGTGCTGGAGGAACAGCGCTACGGCATGGCACACGGCTGCGTGGGCATCACTACCAGTCCCACCCACATGGATAACCTGCTGCACCAGGAGTACGACGCGCAAAAGGGGCGCATCGCACAGATCGCCGCGGAACACCCGCAGGCCTCGGTGGAAGAGGTGCTGTGGCTGTGGACGTACGAGGTGGCGCGCGCGCGCGCCAAGGCTTGGCTGCCCTACTTTGAAAAAAGTGGCGGACACCAGGGGCGCTTCTCCATCCAGGTCAATGTGCACAACTACCGCAGCGGCCCCGCCATGCTGGCGCAGGCGCTGGAGATCCACGCCATCGCGCCCAACATGCAGGTGAAGATTCCCAGCACCCAGGCGGGCATCTGGGCCATGGAGGAGGCGAGCGCCGCGGGCGTGAGCGTCATGGCCACGCTGTGCTACAGCGTATCCCAGGCCGAGGCCGCCGCCGAGGCGGTGGAACGCGGCCTGGCGCGGCGCGCGGCGCAGGGCCTGCCCACAGAGGACATGAACCCCGTCTGTGCGGTGCTGCTGGATATGCAGGACCAGTTCCAGCAGGGGTACTGCCAGAAGCACGATATCGTGGTGGATCCGGACTGCTTCTGTTACGGCGGCGTGGCGGTGGCAAAGAAGGTCTACGCCCTCTACCAGCAAAAACAGTACCGCACGCGCATGCTGGTGGCCTACTACGGCAGCCACTTGCACTGGTCGGAGTTCATCGGGGGGGATTTGATCATGACCATCCCCTACCGCTGGCAGCTGCGCTTCAACGCCTCGGATGTGCCGGTGGCCGCAGGGATCGATCGGCCGGTGGCGCCGCGCATCGTCGAGCAGCTGTGCACGCGCGTGCCGCCCTACCGCCTGGCCTATGAGCAGGGCGCCATGCAGCCCGCAGATTTTGACAGCTTCGGGCCGGTGGTGCGCACGCTGCTGCGCTTCGGCAGCCAGTACGAGGACGCGCTCTGTCTGGTGCGCGGCATCATGCTGCCCGACCCGCTTGCCTGA
- a CDS encoding GDSL-type esterase/lipase family protein, producing the protein MKNVPIRMQRYQRRNHTIIRWCALVCCLLAVGIGLPIWLHDAGAAAPVPSATITVISQTPAPDQSPEATPAPTPSATPEATPAPEPSPVPSVDASDFGDAVFIGDSRSEGLSFYGLLPAENVYAHKGLMAETAATKPFIQTAAGAAPISIHTALQKRVFGRVYIMLGINELGWVYPEMFIQKYAALIDDIQALQPGAKIYVQAILPVSAKKSASSDIYNNARIAQYNQLLLQMAQQKGVTFLPVGEAVADAGGALPDDASPDGIHFTKPYYRKWLAYLASHR; encoded by the coding sequence ATGAAAAACGTGCCGATCCGCATGCAACGCTATCAACGCAGGAACCATACTATCATCCGCTGGTGCGCGCTCGTCTGCTGTCTGCTGGCGGTGGGGATCGGCCTGCCCATCTGGCTGCACGACGCAGGCGCCGCCGCCCCCGTACCCAGCGCCACCATCACCGTCATCTCGCAGACGCCCGCGCCCGATCAATCGCCTGAGGCGACGCCCGCGCCCACCCCGTCGGCGACACCCGAGGCAACCCCTGCGCCGGAGCCGTCTCCCGTGCCCAGCGTCGATGCAAGCGACTTTGGCGACGCGGTGTTCATCGGGGATTCCCGCAGCGAGGGCCTGTCCTTCTACGGCCTGCTCCCTGCGGAAAACGTATACGCGCATAAGGGGCTGATGGCCGAGACGGCCGCCACCAAGCCCTTTATCCAAACCGCGGCGGGCGCGGCGCCCATCTCCATCCACACCGCGCTGCAAAAGCGGGTCTTTGGCAGGGTCTACATCATGCTGGGCATCAACGAGCTGGGATGGGTCTACCCCGAGATGTTCATCCAGAAGTACGCTGCCCTCATCGACGATATCCAAGCCCTACAGCCGGGCGCAAAAATCTACGTGCAGGCCATCCTGCCGGTGAGCGCGAAAAAGTCCGCCTCCAGCGACATCTACAACAACGCGCGCATTGCCCAGTACAACCAGTTGCTGCTCCAGATGGCCCAGCAAAAGGGCGTGACCTTCCTGCCCGTGGGCGAGGCGGTGGCGGACGCAGGCGGCGCGCTGCCGGACGACGCCAGCCCCGACGGCATCCACTTTACCAAGCCGTACTACCGCAAGTGGCTGGCCTACCTGGCCAGTCACCGCTAA
- a CDS encoding phosphoribosylformylglycinamidine synthase, with translation MQVQRVYVEKKPGFDVEARSLAGDIRGVLGIGGLKSVRILCRYDVQGLSQADFAQAKETIFSEPAVDVVYDALPTFAGRVFARAYLPGQYDQRADSAAQCVQFLTQGARPTVRCATVYLLEGDITDDQFAAIKRDVINPVESCEVGQDLPETLDIALPEPADVPSVPLCAMDDAAVAALREEMGLAMSLEDACFVRDYFKTQRRDPSLTEIRVIDTYWSDHCRHTTFATALDEVAIDDSPFLYKVGEAWQTYQQARKTLYGDREASRTVCLMDLATIGAKLLQKRGLLEDLDASEEINACSIRAEIDVDGRPEPYLIMFKNETHNHPTEIEPFGGAATCLGGAIRDPLSGRAYVYQAMRVTGAADPRASVKDTMPGKLPQRHITRGAAAGYSSYGNQIGLATGQVVEIYHPGYAAKRMEIGAVIGAAPADHVVRQAPKPGDIVVLLGGRTGRDGCGGATGSSKAHDASSIDTCGAEVQKGNPPTERKLQRLFRRREAARMIKRCNDFGAGGVCVAVGELAPGLDIDLDAVPRKYEGLDGTELAISESQERMAVVLDAKDVDAFIALCGEENLEAVRVAVVTDTGRMRMTWRGRELVNIERSFLDTNGVTQHAHARVVAPAKESYFAPRPVADAKAQLLELLSSLNGGSQRGLAERFDATIGAGTVLMPFAGKYQATPTQAMAAKVPLERGETHTGTLMTFGFDADLASWSPFHGAAYAVVESLNRIACAGGDISKARLTLQEYFERMRTAPERWGKPLAALLGALYAQDKLGVAAIGGKDSMSGSFEDLDVPPTLVCFAVAVADMRRVISAELKEEGSTLALVTLPRGADEMPDFAQFSVNCAALRDAIDRGDVLAAHTVGYGGAALACARMAFGNRLGVTLTLEKDALFAPNIGSAVVELRRGVDARGCFPQSDVRVIGRVTQDASIVLDRQSLPLQEALAAFEGMMEKVFPIRKGEAPQQIKTETCALRNTRKPAVRVARPRVLIPVFPGTNCEYDSARAFEAAGALCDTMVVRNLTQADIAWTVEELARRIANAQIIMLPGGFSAGDEPEGSGKFIATALRAPRIRDAVHALLGERDGLMLGICNGFQALIKLGLVPYGDIRPMRSDSPTLTFNSIGRHQSRIVRTRVVSTLSPWMQGVQAGDIISVPISHGEGRFVITQEEYDRLLTNGQIATQYVDDQGEPTWNIDYNPNGAMHAVEGITSPDGRILGKMGHSERAQAGTFKNVPGNYASGIFAAGVRYFL, from the coding sequence ATGCAGGTACAACGCGTGTATGTGGAAAAAAAGCCCGGCTTTGACGTGGAGGCGCGCAGCCTGGCCGGCGATATCAGGGGCGTGCTGGGCATTGGGGGGCTCAAAAGCGTGCGCATCCTGTGCCGCTACGATGTGCAGGGCCTCTCGCAGGCGGATTTTGCCCAGGCCAAAGAGACCATCTTTTCCGAGCCCGCCGTGGACGTGGTGTACGACGCGCTGCCCACCTTTGCGGGCCGCGTCTTTGCCAGGGCCTATCTGCCCGGCCAGTACGATCAGCGGGCCGACTCGGCCGCGCAGTGCGTGCAGTTTTTGACGCAGGGCGCGCGCCCCACGGTGCGCTGCGCCACGGTGTACCTGCTGGAGGGCGACATCACAGACGACCAGTTTGCGGCCATCAAAAGGGACGTCATCAACCCCGTGGAGTCCTGCGAGGTGGGGCAGGACCTGCCCGAGACGCTGGACATCGCCCTGCCCGAGCCTGCGGACGTGCCCAGCGTGCCTCTGTGCGCCATGGACGATGCCGCGGTCGCCGCCCTGCGCGAGGAGATGGGCCTTGCCATGTCCCTGGAGGACGCATGCTTTGTGCGCGATTACTTCAAGACCCAGCGCCGCGACCCCTCCCTGACGGAGATTCGGGTGATCGATACCTACTGGTCCGACCACTGCCGCCACACCACCTTTGCCACCGCCCTTGACGAGGTGGCCATCGACGATTCCCCGTTCCTCTACAAGGTAGGGGAGGCCTGGCAGACCTACCAGCAGGCGCGAAAAACCCTCTACGGCGATCGGGAGGCCTCCCGCACGGTGTGTTTGATGGATTTGGCCACCATCGGGGCCAAGCTGCTGCAAAAACGGGGCCTGCTGGAGGATCTTGACGCGTCCGAGGAGATCAACGCCTGCTCCATCCGCGCCGAGATCGACGTAGACGGAAGGCCCGAGCCCTATCTGATCATGTTCAAGAACGAGACGCACAACCACCCCACCGAGATCGAGCCCTTCGGCGGGGCGGCCACCTGCCTGGGCGGCGCGATCCGCGACCCCCTCTCGGGGCGGGCCTACGTCTACCAGGCGATGCGCGTCACCGGCGCGGCCGATCCGCGCGCAAGCGTCAAGGATACCATGCCCGGCAAGCTGCCCCAGCGCCACATCACCCGCGGCGCGGCGGCAGGATACTCCTCCTACGGCAACCAGATCGGCCTTGCCACCGGCCAGGTGGTGGAGATCTACCACCCAGGCTACGCGGCCAAGCGCATGGAGATCGGCGCGGTGATCGGCGCCGCGCCCGCGGACCATGTGGTGCGCCAGGCGCCCAAACCGGGCGATATCGTGGTGCTGCTGGGCGGCCGCACGGGGCGCGACGGCTGTGGCGGGGCCACTGGTTCCTCCAAGGCGCACGACGCCTCCTCCATCGACACCTGCGGCGCGGAGGTGCAAAAGGGCAACCCGCCCACCGAGCGCAAGCTGCAGCGGCTTTTCCGCAGGCGCGAGGCAGCGCGCATGATCAAGCGCTGCAACGACTTTGGCGCGGGCGGGGTGTGCGTGGCGGTGGGGGAGCTCGCCCCCGGGCTGGATATCGACCTGGACGCGGTGCCCCGCAAGTACGAGGGGCTTGACGGAACCGAGCTCGCCATTTCGGAATCGCAGGAGCGCATGGCCGTGGTGCTCGATGCCAAGGACGTGGACGCGTTCATCGCGTTGTGCGGGGAAGAGAACCTCGAGGCGGTGCGCGTGGCGGTGGTGACAGACACCGGCCGCATGCGCATGACGTGGCGAGGCCGCGAGCTGGTCAACATCGAGCGCAGCTTTTTGGATACCAACGGCGTAACGCAGCACGCGCATGCGCGCGTGGTCGCGCCCGCCAAGGAGAGCTACTTTGCCCCGCGGCCCGTGGCGGATGCCAAAGCGCAGCTGTTAGAACTGCTGAGCAGCCTCAACGGGGGCAGCCAGCGCGGCCTGGCCGAGCGCTTTGATGCCACCATCGGCGCGGGCACGGTGCTGATGCCCTTTGCGGGCAAATACCAGGCCACCCCCACCCAGGCCATGGCGGCCAAGGTGCCGCTGGAGCGGGGCGAGACCCACACGGGCACGCTGATGACCTTTGGCTTTGACGCGGACCTTGCAAGCTGGAGCCCCTTCCACGGCGCGGCCTACGCGGTGGTGGAGTCGCTCAACCGCATTGCGTGCGCGGGCGGGGATATCAGCAAAGCGCGCCTGACGCTGCAGGAATACTTTGAGCGCATGCGCACCGCGCCGGAGCGCTGGGGCAAGCCCCTGGCGGCCCTGCTTGGCGCGCTCTACGCGCAGGATAAGCTGGGCGTGGCCGCCATCGGGGGCAAGGACAGCATGTCCGGCTCCTTTGAGGATTTGGACGTGCCCCCCACGCTGGTCTGCTTTGCGGTGGCGGTGGCGGACATGCGCCGTGTGATCTCCGCGGAGCTCAAGGAGGAGGGCAGTACGCTAGCGCTGGTGACCCTGCCCCGCGGCGCGGACGAGATGCCGGATTTTGCCCAGTTTAGCGTCAACTGCGCAGCGCTGCGCGACGCCATCGATAGAGGCGACGTGCTTGCGGCGCACACGGTGGGCTACGGCGGCGCGGCGCTTGCGTGCGCGCGCATGGCCTTCGGCAACCGGCTTGGCGTGACGCTCACACTGGAGAAGGACGCCCTATTTGCGCCGAACATCGGCTCGGCGGTGGTGGAGCTCAGGCGCGGCGTGGACGCGCGCGGTTGCTTCCCCCAAAGCGACGTGCGCGTCATCGGGCGCGTGACGCAGGATGCCAGCATTGTGCTGGATAGGCAGAGCCTGCCGCTGCAGGAGGCGCTTGCCGCCTTTGAGGGCATGATGGAGAAGGTGTTCCCTATCCGCAAGGGGGAGGCGCCCCAACAGATCAAGACTGAGACGTGTGCGCTGCGCAACACCCGCAAGCCCGCCGTGCGCGTGGCCCGTCCCCGCGTGCTGATCCCCGTGTTCCCGGGCACCAACTGCGAGTACGACAGTGCCCGCGCCTTTGAGGCCGCAGGTGCGCTGTGCGATACCATGGTGGTGCGCAACCTCACCCAGGCGGACATCGCCTGGACGGTGGAGGAACTGGCAAGGCGCATCGCAAACGCGCAGATCATCATGCTGCCTGGCGGCTTTTCCGCGGGCGACGAGCCGGAAGGCTCGGGCAAGTTTATCGCTACGGCCCTGCGCGCCCCCCGCATCCGGGACGCAGTGCACGCGCTGCTGGGCGAACGCGACGGCCTGATGCTGGGCATCTGCAACGGTTTCCAGGCCCTGATCAAGCTGGGGCTGGTACCCTACGGGGATATCCGCCCCATGCGCAGCGACAGCCCCACCCTCACCTTCAACAGCATCGGCCGCCACCAGAGCCGCATTGTGCGCACCCGCGTGGTGAGCACCCTCTCGCCCTGGATGCAGGGCGTGCAGGCGGGGGATATCATCTCGGTGCCCATCTCACACGGCGAGGGCCGCTTCGTCATTACGCAGGAGGAGTACGACCGCCTGCTCACCAACGGACAGATCGCCACCCAGTACGTGGACGATCAGGGCGAACCCACCTGGAACATCGACTACAACCCCAACGGCGCCATGCACGCGGTGGAGGGCATCACCAGCCCCGATGGCCGCATCCTGGGCAAGATGGGGCACAGCGAGCGCGCGCAAGCGGGCACCTTCAAAAACGTGCCCGGCAACTACGCAAGCGGCATCTTTGCCGCGGGTGTGCGTTACTTCCTGTAA
- a CDS encoding RsiV family protein — protein MRKEDHSHVEEKLRQAKALHEQVTVPDELAARVQRALARGKPRRYVWLRAAATGMAAVLCLFTLLLNTSEVFAASMADLPVIGPIAQVFTFREYAQKDDASDIHVRIPAIGGTGNTALEKRINNAVQEKIDALVAEARAEALEYKAMMDEAGYEACPVEIRADYNIYYASERVLTFRLVFYRAYINYHEQVFFYNIDLATGEDITLADMLGPNYRAICNEAVYAQMRQRMQAGTADFFPWEKSDPNYMEGIGFEGIGDSQPFYIDEAGNVVLYFEKYSIAPGSSGAQEFVIPASKEARQRYNLP, from the coding sequence ATGCGTAAAGAGGACCATTCCCACGTGGAGGAAAAGCTGCGCCAGGCCAAGGCGCTGCACGAGCAGGTGACCGTACCGGACGAACTTGCTGCGCGCGTCCAGCGCGCGCTTGCGCGCGGCAAGCCCCGCCGCTATGTATGGCTGCGCGCAGCCGCCACAGGCATGGCCGCGGTACTCTGTCTTTTTACCCTGCTGCTCAACACCAGCGAGGTCTTTGCCGCAAGCATGGCCGATCTGCCCGTCATCGGGCCCATCGCGCAGGTGTTCACCTTCCGCGAGTACGCGCAGAAGGACGATGCTTCGGATATCCACGTGCGCATTCCCGCCATCGGCGGCACAGGCAACACCGCGCTGGAAAAGCGCATCAACAACGCCGTGCAGGAAAAGATCGACGCGCTGGTGGCCGAAGCGCGCGCCGAGGCGCTGGAATATAAAGCCATGATGGACGAGGCGGGCTATGAGGCCTGTCCGGTGGAGATTCGGGCGGATTACAACATCTACTACGCCTCGGAGCGGGTGCTGACCTTTCGTCTGGTGTTCTACCGGGCGTACATCAACTATCACGAGCAGGTGTTCTTCTACAACATCGACCTGGCCACAGGGGAGGACATCACCCTTGCGGATATGCTGGGGCCCAACTACAGGGCTATCTGCAACGAGGCGGTCTACGCCCAGATGCGCCAGCGCATGCAGGCGGGCACGGCGGACTTCTTCCCGTGGGAGAAGAGTGACCCCAACTACATGGAGGGCATCGGCTTTGAGGGCATTGGCGATAGCCAGCCCTTCTACATTGACGAGGCGGGCAACGTGGTGCTGTATTTTGAAAAGTACAGCATCGCCCCGGGCTCCTCAGGCGCGCAGGAATTTGTGATTCCTGCAAGTAAAGAGGCGCGCCAGCGGTATAATCTGCCTTAA
- a CDS encoding sigma-70 family RNA polymerase sigma factor, giving the protein MHPHDEDKSALLAAYVAENQARFYRLAYGYCKNSDAAMDIVQEAVVRALAGLDRLRDMRAMRTWFYRILVNEAVSYLRKNRRIVLDEDALLHVPHCDPDAAEAIALYQAIDTLDARARTVIMLRYFEDMKLEEIARVTATNINTVKSRLYAALEKLRRVISEDDIHA; this is encoded by the coding sequence TTGCATCCGCATGACGAAGACAAATCCGCACTGTTGGCGGCATATGTTGCAGAGAACCAGGCGCGTTTCTACCGCCTGGCTTATGGCTACTGCAAAAACAGCGACGCGGCGATGGATATCGTGCAGGAGGCGGTGGTGCGGGCGCTTGCGGGGCTGGACCGCCTGCGCGATATGCGCGCGATGCGCACGTGGTTCTACCGTATTTTGGTCAACGAGGCGGTCAGCTACCTGCGCAAAAACCGGCGCATCGTGCTCGACGAGGACGCGCTGCTGCATGTGCCCCACTGCGATCCAGACGCCGCCGAGGCCATCGCCCTCTACCAGGCCATCGATACCCTGGACGCCAGGGCGCGCACTGTGATCATGCTGCGCTACTTTGAGGATATGAAGCTCGAGGAGATCGCGCGCGTCACTGCGACCAACATCAACACCGTTAAGAGCCGACTCTATGCCGCGCTGGAGAAGCTTCGGCGCGTGATAAGCGAGGATGATATCCATGCGTAA
- a CDS encoding iron-containing alcohol dehydrogenase, translating into MARFTLPRDLYFGPDAIAELKCLKGHKKAIIVTGGSSMKRGGFLKATEDVLHAAGLETQLFDGVEPDPSIETVYRGAEAMRAFGPDVIVAIGGGSPIDAAKAMWVFYEYPDLTFDDIKDPFSMPVLRKKAIFVAIPSTSGTATEVTAFSVITDYSTHIKYPLADFEITPDIAILDTNIPQTMPPTLAAHTGMDAMTHAIEAYVATARSGFSDPLALQAISDIYDSLIDSYNGDADARAKMHIAQCLAGMAFSNALLGITHSLAHKTGAAFGIPHGCCNAIMLPFVIQYNARVCMARFAQIARAMGLPGATDKQLTNALVDAIRDMNARLHIPASFKAQGVEEAKFLALADGIAQHAVEDPCTASNPRKTDVESMKKVLSCAYYGQDVNF; encoded by the coding sequence ATGGCTCGTTTTACACTGCCCCGCGACCTGTACTTTGGACCGGACGCCATTGCCGAGCTCAAATGTCTCAAGGGCCACAAAAAAGCGATTATCGTCACCGGCGGCAGCTCGATGAAACGCGGCGGGTTTCTGAAGGCCACCGAGGATGTGCTGCACGCGGCGGGCTTGGAGACCCAGCTGTTTGACGGCGTGGAGCCCGATCCCTCGATTGAGACGGTGTATCGCGGCGCGGAGGCGATGCGCGCGTTTGGGCCCGATGTGATTGTGGCCATCGGCGGGGGTTCTCCCATTGACGCGGCCAAGGCCATGTGGGTGTTCTACGAATACCCCGATTTGACCTTTGACGATATCAAGGACCCGTTCTCCATGCCGGTTTTGCGCAAAAAGGCCATCTTTGTGGCCATCCCCTCCACCAGCGGCACCGCCACGGAGGTGACGGCTTTTTCCGTCATTACCGACTACAGCACCCACATCAAGTATCCCCTGGCGGATTTTGAGATCACGCCCGATATCGCCATTTTGGATACCAATATCCCCCAGACCATGCCCCCGACGCTTGCCGCGCACACCGGCATGGACGCCATGACCCACGCCATCGAGGCGTACGTGGCCACCGCGCGCAGCGGCTTTTCCGATCCTTTGGCGCTGCAGGCTATCTCGGATATTTATGACAGCCTGATCGATTCCTATAACGGCGATGCCGACGCGCGCGCCAAAATGCATATCGCCCAGTGCCTGGCGGGCATGGCCTTCAGCAACGCGCTGCTGGGCATCACCCACTCGCTCGCGCATAAGACGGGCGCGGCGTTTGGCATTCCCCACGGCTGCTGCAACGCCATCATGCTGCCCTTTGTCATCCAGTACAACGCCCGCGTGTGCATGGCGCGCTTCGCGCAGATCGCCCGCGCGATGGGCCTGCCCGGCGCGACTGATAAACAGCTGACCAACGCGCTGGTGGACGCCATCCGCGATATGAACGCGCGGCTGCACATCCCCGCCTCCTTCAAGGCGCAGGGCGTGGAGGAGGCCAAGTTCCTGGCGCTGGCAGACGGCATCGCCCAGCACGCGGTGGAGGACCCCTGCACTGCGTCCAACCCGCGCAAAACGGATGTAGAGAGCATGAAGAAGGTGCTCTCTTGCGCCTACTACGGCCAGGACGTAAACTTCTGA
- a CDS encoding GNAT family N-acetyltransferase — translation MGKTTIVPAQEAYITSYWHTLDAVAREKKFLGMAQAFPLEETYAFMQDCIARQYPCYFVLNREQQVVGWIDIRARDEAHPLVGYLGMGLRQQYRGQGLGRKLLEVALRRAQAFGFTRVELDVRVPNIRAINLYMQVGFRPVGTIKNGVTIDGVSEDVLQMRLDFPSGRMMD, via the coding sequence ATGGGAAAGACGACGATCGTCCCCGCGCAGGAAGCGTACATTACATCCTATTGGCACACCCTCGATGCGGTCGCCAGGGAAAAAAAGTTCCTGGGCATGGCCCAGGCATTTCCGCTGGAGGAGACCTATGCGTTCATGCAGGATTGCATCGCCAGGCAGTATCCCTGCTACTTTGTGCTGAACCGCGAGCAGCAGGTGGTGGGCTGGATTGACATCCGCGCCCGGGATGAGGCGCATCCGCTGGTGGGCTATCTGGGCATGGGCCTGCGCCAGCAGTACCGCGGCCAGGGCCTGGGGCGCAAGCTGCTGGAGGTGGCGCTGCGCCGGGCGCAGGCGTTCGGCTTCACGCGCGTGGAATTGGACGTGCGCGTGCCCAACATCCGCGCCATCAATCTGTACATGCAGGTGGGCTTCCGGCCAGTGGGCACCATCAAAAACGGCGTCACCATCGACGGCGTCAGCGAGGACGTGCTGCAGATGCGGCTGGACTTTCCGTCGGGCCGCATGATGGATTAG
- a CDS encoding DUF4358 domain-containing protein: protein MHLCKKTLTALLCAALLLCAGCGPKKTAGPPPEVGVVAARMLEADIFTDQMTQTDAATAQKLYDIPAEDLASLCLFVGTGATAEELGVFAAKDDAAASRVKEAAQARIQAQRAAFADYLPLEVGKIDEAIIQVHGTYVLVCVPADSAKAQSALKSAFDPAN, encoded by the coding sequence ATGCACCTGTGCAAGAAAACCCTGACTGCGCTGCTGTGCGCCGCGTTGCTGCTGTGCGCGGGCTGCGGCCCGAAAAAGACCGCGGGTCCGCCGCCGGAGGTGGGCGTGGTGGCCGCGCGCATGCTGGAGGCGGATATCTTTACCGACCAGATGACGCAGACCGACGCGGCCACAGCGCAGAAACTCTACGATATCCCCGCCGAAGACCTCGCTTCTCTCTGCCTGTTTGTGGGCACCGGCGCCACAGCGGAGGAGCTAGGCGTGTTCGCCGCCAAGGATGATGCGGCCGCCAGCCGTGTCAAGGAGGCCGCCCAGGCGCGCATCCAGGCGCAGCGCGCTGCGTTTGCCGATTACCTGCCGCTGGAGGTGGGCAAGATCGACGAGGCGATCATCCAGGTGCATGGCACCTACGTGCTGGTGTGCGTCCCTGCGGACAGCGCCAAGGCGCAGTCCGCGCTCAAAAGCGCGTTTGATCCTGCAAACTAG
- a CDS encoding TrkA C-terminal domain-containing protein codes for MRNSPTPPVYAQVAYDIATRIAAGEIPEGSKFSGRSLTSSKYGVSSETIRRAYNILADTGIITIRPNVGAVVVSQEKASEFLQQFETGRDLRALRQELRTLRSQRDAINERINAIVEQIADLSERFRGSDPIRNYEFELQEDSPLIGQSVRQSAFWQKTEGTIVAIVRSGQIILSPGPDAVFAAHDILVVAGMFGLQQRVRAVIEPHADEPEF; via the coding sequence ATGCGCAACAGTCCCACACCGCCGGTCTACGCCCAGGTTGCCTACGATATCGCCACGCGCATCGCCGCCGGCGAAATCCCCGAGGGCAGCAAGTTTTCCGGCCGTTCACTGACATCGAGCAAATACGGCGTTTCCTCGGAGACCATCCGGCGCGCCTATAACATCCTGGCCGATACGGGCATCATCACCATCCGGCCCAACGTGGGCGCGGTGGTTGTCTCCCAAGAGAAGGCCTCGGAGTTTCTGCAGCAGTTTGAGACGGGCCGCGACCTGCGCGCCCTGCGCCAGGAGCTGCGCACGCTGCGCAGCCAGCGCGACGCGATCAACGAGCGCATCAACGCCATCGTGGAACAGATCGCGGATTTGAGCGAGCGCTTTCGAGGCAGCGATCCCATCCGCAACTACGAGTTTGAGCTGCAGGAGGATTCGCCCCTGATCGGGCAGAGCGTGCGTCAGTCCGCCTTCTGGCAGAAGACGGAGGGCACCATTGTGGCCATTGTGCGGAGCGGGCAGATCATCCTCTCCCCCGGGCCGGACGCGGTGTTTGCCGCACACGATATCCTGGTGGTGGCGGGCATGTTCGGCCTGCAGCAGCGGGTGCGCGCGGTGATCGAGCCCCACGCGGACGAACCGGAGTTTTAA
- a CDS encoding helix-turn-helix transcriptional regulator codes for MSYYVRLKDLREDADLTQAQVGKILGTTQQQYYKYEKGLREIPAHHLIVLAEFYDVSVDYLLGRTNDRHAQNHGNK; via the coding sequence ATGTCATATTATGTTCGACTGAAGGATTTGCGAGAAGATGCGGATTTAACGCAGGCGCAAGTCGGAAAGATACTTGGCACAACGCAACAGCAGTATTATAAATACGAAAAGGGACTGCGGGAGATTCCAGCGCATCATTTGATCGTCCTTGCAGAGTTCTACGATGTATCGGTGGACTATCTTTTGGGCCGGACAAATGATCGACACGCACAGAATCATGGAAACAAGTAG